A window of the Trichoderma asperellum chromosome 4, complete sequence genome harbors these coding sequences:
- a CDS encoding uncharacterized protein (BUSCO:EOG092D10GL~TransMembrane:1 (n4-12c19/20o531-554i)~SECRETED:SignalP(1-19)) gives MRSLLSFLPLLIPSALVSATEYHEQLNLRPLPLSALLASFNFRANTSIADFEAQNFRLFPRSLGQILQYAGTRELHLRFTLGRWDAESWGTRPWDGTKEGGTGVELWAWLDAETDEEADEKWLTLTNALSGLFCASLNFIDGTRTIRPVVSFQPEGDHPNTTLANTRLLHGVLPHEVVCTENLTPFLKMLPCKGKAGIASLLDGHKLFDASFQSMAIDVRPICPSEGECVLQLEQTVDMVLDVDRSKRPHDNPIPRPPPGHDLICDTTKPYHQPDDACYPIDHLRGQDWTLSQIFGRTMKGTCPLTDDEVPPVCVHLPPTRDLFASQGAHEIRYPNNDSLRCYHIEQDKEFTLVLTKSEFPSEGGEAAPLGIVKPETPVLYADRSFTGHGQEHGGVQAILTNPGDDSVEFVYMESLPWFMRIYLHTLSARISASSPNTNSSADLIKEIYYRPALDRARGTQLELLLSIPPRCTVFLTYDFERSILRYTEYPPDANRGFDVAAAVITTLEPKAMNIRTTSLLLYLPTPDFSMPYNVIIFTSTTVALAFGGIYNIIVRRMVGANEVPRTAMKDKVAAFIQKLKGKKTAVAAAAAGGKASIEPVSGTAEAK, from the exons ATGCGCTCTCTTTTATCgtttctgccgctgctcatACCAAGCGCGCTGGTATCCGCGACCGAGTACCATGAGCAGCTGAATCTACGGCCGCTGCCTCTATCGGCGCTCCTCGCGAGCTTCAACTTCCGAGCCAACACCTCCATCGCAGACTTTGAGGCACAGAATTTCCGCCTCTTCCCGAGATCGCTGGGACAGATCCTGCAGTACGCGGGCACACGAGAGCTTCACTTACGGTTCACGCTGGGCAGATGGGATGCAGAGAGCTGGGGAACTCGACCATGGGACGGCACGAAAGAGGGCGGCACTGGAGTGGAATTGTGGGCGTGGCTGGATGCTGAGACGGACGAAGAGGCAGACGAGAAGTGGCTGACCCTGACCAATGCGCTTTCTGGCCTTTTCTGCGCCAGTCTGAACTTCATTGACGGAACGAGGACAATCCGGCCTGTTGTGTCGTTCCAGCCCGAGGGAGATCATCCCAACACAACACTTGCGAATACCAGGCTACTACATGGCGTCTTGCCGCACGAAGTGGTTTGCACAGAGAACTTGACGCCCTttttgaagatgctgccgTGCAAGGGCAAGGCTGGAATTGCGAGCCTGCTGGATGGACACAAGCTCTTTGATGCGTCGTTCCAGAGCATGGCCATCGATGTCCGGCCCATCTGCCCGTCCGAGGGCGAGTGCGTGCTCCAGCTGGAACAGACAGTTGACATGGTATTGGACGTTGATCGATCCAAGCGACCTCACG ATAACCCTATTCCACGACCACCTCCTGGCCACGACTTGATCTGCGACACTACGAAGCCGTACCACCAGCCAGACGATGCTTGCTACCCGATTGACCACCTTCGTGGCCAAGATTGGACACTATCTCAGATCTTTGGACGAACTATGAAGGGAACCTGTCCCCTGACCGACGATGAGGTTCCCCCAGTCTGTGTTCACCTTCCGCCAACTCGAGACTTGTTTGCTTCACAAGGCGCCCATGAGATTAGGTATCCTAACAACGATTCTTTGCGGTGCTACCACATTGAGCAAGACAAGGAATTCACCCTTGTGTTGACCAAGTCTGAGTTTCCTAgcgaaggaggagaagctgcccCCCTGGGCATTGTCAAGCCCGAAACGCCTGTGCTCTACGCTGACCGCAGCTTTACTGGCCACGGACAGGAGCACGGCGGTGTACAAGCTATCCTCACCAACCCAGGCGATGATTCAGTTGAATTTGTCTACATGGAATCACTCCCCTGGTTTATGCGCATCTACCTACACACTCTTTCTGCTCGCATCTCAGCCTCATCACCTAACACGAATTCCTCCGCCGATCTAATCAAGGAGATTTACTATCGCCCTGCCCTGGATCGCGCTCGTGGCACACAGCTGGAGCTCCTCCTTAGCATCCCTCCTCGCTGCACCGTTTTCCTCACATACGACTTTGAAAGATCCATTCTCCGATACACAGAGTATCCTCCCGATGCTAACCGTGGCTTCGACGTCGCCGCTGCGGTCATCACCACCCTGGAGCCCAAAGCCATGAACATCCGCACCACGAGTCTACTGCTCTATCTCCCCACTCCCGATTTCAGCATGCCGTATaacgtcatcatcttcacttCGACCACTGTTGCGCTTGCATTTGGAGGCATATACAACATCATCGTTAGGCGCATGGTCGGTGCGAATGAAGTTCCCCGCACGGCCATGAAGGACAAGGTGGCGGCCTTTATTCAGAAGctgaaggggaagaagacggcagtagcggcggcggcggcgggtggAAAGGCCAGTATAGAGCCTGTGTCCGGGACAGCAGAAGCGAAGTGA
- a CDS encoding uncharacterized protein (SECRETED:SignalP(1-18)~MEROPS:MER0001400), protein MKSAILLGLTGLAANVNAHPAKQPETGNSLAKRGVDISKYHLPSLSQYTPSSNIEQEASLQALSYKRNYVDTATRAVKKAAPKSEFRVVDDHYIDVDGIGHVHFKQTAHGIDIDNADFKVNIGKDGRVFSHGNSFFSGKLPQESPLRKRDFSDPTNALKGAIDILGLPVQANGVTAEAQEGTEKYTLKGTTGAVSDPKAHLVYLVKGDGTLALTWRVETDVMDNWLLTYIDAKTNEEIHGVVDYVSDFATFQVYPWGLNDPTEGDRKVLTDPWRVDASPFTWLGDGATNYSVTRGNNAISQDNPSGGDSYLNNHRPSSSTRDFQYPFSLTQTNPTDYRDAAITQLFYTVNKYHDLLYVLGFNEVAGNFQTNNNGKGGKQNDQVIVNAQDGSGTNNANFATPADGSNGRMRMYIWTTASPKRDGDFEAGIIIHEYTHGLSTRLTGGPANSGCLSGVEAGGMGEGWGDFFATAIRLKAGDTRSKDYPMGVWADNNVKGIRQYPYSTSLTTNPLTYKSVNTQNEVHSAGTTWATILYEVLWNLIDKYGKNDADFPTFDSQGVPTDGKYLALKLVLNGMALQPCTPTFVSARDAILDADRSLTGGENLCELWTAFAKRGLGSGAKYSSSSRKESYTIPSGVC, encoded by the exons ATGAAGTCAGccattcttcttggcctcacTGGCCTTGCTGCTAATGTGAATGCCCATCCCGCTAAGCAGCCAGAGACTGGTAACAGCCTGGCTAAGCGTGGCGTTGATATTAGCAAGTATCACTTGCCTAGTCTCTCTCAGTACACGCCTTCATCAAACATCGAACAAGAGGCCTCCCTACAGGCTCTGTCTTACAAACGCAACTACGTGGATACAGCCACACGAGCTGTCAAGAAGGCTGCCCCTAAGTCTGAATTCCGCGTCGTGGATGACCACTACATCGATGTTGACGGCATTGGTCACGTCCACTTTAAGCAGACAGCACACGGCATTGACATTGACAACGCTGACTTCAAGGTTAAC ATTGGCAAAGATGGCAGAGTCTTCTCTCACGGAAacagttttttttctggaaAACTTCCCCAAGAGAGTCCCCTGAGGAAGCGTGACTTCTCAGACCCCACAAATGCCCTCAAGGGTGCTATTGACATTCTTGGTCTCCCAGTTCAAGCTAATGGTGTCACCGCCGAGGCTCAAGAAGGTACTGAGAAGTACACTTTGAAGGGCACAACCGGAGCTGTCAGCGATCCTAAAGCCCACCTTGTTTATCTCGTCAAAGGAGACGGAACTCTAGCTCTGACTTGGCGAGTCGAGACCGATGTCATGGACAACTGGCTTCTCACATACATCGACGCAAAGACCAACGAAGAGATTCACGGTGTTGTAGACTACGTCTCTGACTTTGCTACCTTTCAGGTTTACCCTTGGGGCCTCAATGACCCCACCGAGGGAGACCGTAAAGTTCTGACTGACCCGTGGAGAGTTGATGCCTCCCCCTTCACATGGCTAGGAGACGGAGCCACGAATTACAGCGTAACTCGGGGAAACAATGCAATTTCGCAGGATAACCCATCAGGAGGAGATAGTTATCTCAATAATCATCGCCCATCCAGCTCGACTAGGGACTTTCAATACCCCTTTTCGCTCACTCAGACCAACCCCACAGATTATAGAGACGCTGCCATCACCCAGCTCTTTTACACAGTCAACAAGTACCATGATCTGCTCTATGTCCTAGGTTTTAACGAAGTGGCTGGAAATTTCCAAACTAATAACAATGGAAAGGGTGGAAAGCAGAATGACCAAGTCATTGTTAACGCACAGGACGGTTCGG GCACAAATAACGCAAACTTTGCTACACCAGCCGATGGAAGCAATGGCCGTATGAGGATGTATATCTGGACTACTGCCAGCCCTAAGCGAGATGGCGACTTTGAGGCGGGCATTATCATCCACGAATATACTCACGGAT TGTCTACCCGTCTCACCGGCGGCCCTGCCAACTCTGGATGCCTTTCTGGCGTTGAGGCCGGCGGCATGGGCGAAGGCTGGGGTGATTTCTTTGCCACCGCTATCCGCTTGAAGGCCGGCGACACTCGCAGCAAGGACTATCCTATGGGAGTCTGGGCCGATAACAACGTCAAGGGTATCCGCCAGTATCCCTACTCAACCAGCCTCACCACCAACCCGCTCACTTACAAGTCTGTCAACACTCAAAATGAGGTCCACTCGGCTGGTACTACATGG GCCACGATTTTGTACGAAGTTCTCTGGAATCTCATTGATAAATACGGCAAAAATGACGCCGATTTCCCTACCTTTGACAGCCAAGGAGTTCCCACCGACGGCAAGTATCTTGCGCTGAAACTCGTCCTCAACGGAATGGCTCTGCAGCCCTGCACACCAACCTTTGTCTCTGCCCGTGATGCCATCTTGGATGCTGATCGTTCTTTGACCGGCGGAGAGAATCTTTGCGAATTATGGACCGCATTCGCCAAGAGAGGTCTTGGATCAGGCGCCAAATATTCCTCTTCATCGCGGAAGGAGAGCTACACTATCCCATCTGGCGTCTGCTAA
- a CDS encoding uncharacterized protein (TransMembrane:1 (i101-118o)), which produces MRIPMPTKVLAKALSVDSIVRKTPSFSLLLLRRMESLRRFSEREPTLFDHLTVASGFVVRKGSSDETSQLTNSISLLSIMNIKGTDGISHSRRFGRLLNQVNHLVSVVVLLKFVSLLAS; this is translated from the coding sequence ATGCGGATTCCGATGCCTACAAAAGTTCTTGCTAAAGCTCTCAGTGTTGATAGCATCGTTCGAAAGACACCTTCCTTTTCGCTTTTGTTATTGCGCAGAATGGAGTCGCTAAGACGGTTTTCAGAGCGAGAACCAACTTTATTCGACCATTTGACCGTTGCATCGGGATTTGTAGTCCGAAAGGGAAGTTCAGATGAAACATCTCAATTGACGAACAGTATATCGTTGTTGAGCATTATGAACATAAAAGGGACAGATGGAATCTCACATTCCAGGAGATTTGGCAGGCTGCTCAACCAGGTCAATCACTTGGTCTCAGTTGTGGTACTTCTCAAATTTGTTTCCCTCTTGGCTTCTTAA
- a CDS encoding uncharacterized protein (EggNog:ENOG41), giving the protein MVAPHSPPELLSLDDCYSERNPALDEYSLSEQTQKIVRENPDEFSVMIRYWNQHVTDPAAYQLNLKEIRAEGRRLLSLFLERTQIVAGTPVSLEMMYNHEDWAPTFIVVDEAGRLTEAMTTLTFSHFPQTPTIFIGDTKQFGPMAIAEEDREYRVLFPKQRKRSLLQRIEAAGQIDFVLRVNYRAH; this is encoded by the exons ATGGTAGCACCACACAGTCCACCAGAATTGCTCTCCCTCGACG ACTGCTACAGTGAGCGTAATCCTGCCCTCGATGAGTACTCTTTGTCAGAACAAACCCAGAAGATTGTTCGTGAGAATCCTGATGAATTCTCAGTTATGATTAGATACTGGAATCAGCATGTTACAGATCCTGCGGCATACCAGCTCAACTTGAAAGAAATCCGCGCTGAAGGACGACGTCTGTTATCTTTGTTCCTCGAACGAACTCAAATCGTTGCGGGTACACCAGTCtctttggagatgatgtACAATCATGAGGATTGGGCTCCTACTTTCATTGTTGTGGATGAAGCCGGTCGTCTCACAGAGGCTATGACTACGCTGACCTTCTCTCACTTCCCCCAGACGCCGACAATCTTTATCGGTGATACCAAGCAGTTCGGCCCCATGGCAATTGCCGAGGAAGACAGGGAATATCGTGTGCTATTTCCCAAACAGCGCAAGCGCTCTTTATTGCAACGGATAGAAGCAGCCGGACAAATCGACTTCGTCCTGCGCGTGAATTATCGTGCCCACTGA
- a CDS encoding uncharacterized protein (EggNog:ENOG41): MTSDMADVEEYMASKDQAGLMLECREFEAPYAMARQTTPPPDIVITLTHIMTRMQAIAVVEPQAGKPIILERLEKFAEDREVYQWTETQRRPGLALWSTTSPAVTILDDLFELAEVPDLNREMARRKLKAMTASLRHYIFKMEERMYLRAKAEAMKGINGLQDTIKLAMANSTDGIQDTIKLSIKEEMQSFQQGNEKGTTKRTHEEAFSDPDSHSGEPSEPAQDGTQSTKGHPGLKSRLGWR; encoded by the exons ATGACTAGCGACATGGCTGATGTCGAAGAATACATGGCGTCGAAAGATCAAGCCGGCTTAATGCTGGAGTGTCGAGAGTTTGAGGCTCCCTACGCAATGGCACGACAGACAACCCCCCCTCCTGATATCGTCATTACATTGACGCACATAATGACCAGAATGCAAGCGATTGCAGTCGTTGAGCC ACAGGCAGGCAAACCGATAATTCTCGAGCGACTAGAAAAGTTTGCTGAGGATCGAGAAGTGTACCAATGGACGGAAACTCAAAGACGTCCAGGCCTAGCGTTGTGGTCGACAACGTCCCCAGCTGTAACAATTCTGGACGACTTGTTCGAACTGGCTGAAGTCCCAGACCTGAATAGGGAAATGGCGAGACGAAAATTGAAGGCAATGACTGCATCGCTTCGTCACTATATTTTCAAGATGGAGGAACGCATGTATTTGAGGGCTAAAGCAGAAGCCATGAAAGGTATAAACGGTCTTCAGGATACCATCAAGCTTGCTATGGCCAACTCTACGGACGGCATTCAGGATACCATCAAGCTTTctatcaaagaagaaatgcaaaGCTTTCAACAAGGCAATGAGAAAGGTACCACCAAGCGTACGCATGAAGAGGCCTTCAGCGACCCTGATTCCCATTCTGGGGAACCAAGCGAACCAGCGCAAGATGGGACGCAGTCTACGAAAGGACACCCAGGCCTGAAATCACGACTCGGTTGGAGATAA
- a CDS encoding uncharacterized protein (EggNog:ENOG41~SECRETED:SignalP(1-21)): protein MNWVRLAAFILTASVEALASGASPHDGATGSCSSSYNGKFEVTINKLGKRDSEKRSCGDPDALLLTLKGGILKDAKNRTGYIASNYQLQFDEPTQPDAIYTNGFSSCSNGLLALRGSTTFYQCRSGNFYNLYDRNWAAQCEPVDILIMSCDGNTQWGEGNSRGDATVSTKAVYTAAIVKGLPNDPSHAQHNAGNAIPICQIGDGQPQVHEAPCNGGSPASPGGGQVPSEAAPTKPPAAVPTATGAHKQSDPPVTQLPDGQPKAPPAGTNAAPKPSPSASAEVPVNGAARLGNDIMVTIGILMLYYMGIGV from the exons ATGAATTGGGTTCGATTAGCAGCTTTTATTCTCACGGCATCTGTCGAAGCTCTTGCCAGTGGCGCCTCTCCTCACGATGGCGCTACGGGAAGCTGCAGCTCGTCTTATAATGGCAAATTCGAGGTTACTATTAACAAGCTCGGCAAACGAGATAGCGAG AAGCGATCTTGCGGCGATCCTGATGCCCTGCTACTGACACTCAAGGGCGGAATTCTTAAAGATGCCAAGAATCGCACCGGCTACATTGCGTCCAACTACCAATTGCAGTTCGATGAGCCAACTCAGCCCGATGCCATCTACACAAACGGCTTCTCTTCGTGCTCCAACGGTTTACTGGCTCTACGTGGTTCAACTACCTTCTACCAATGTCGCTCCGGGAACTTTTACAACTTGTACGACCGTAACTGGGCAGCCCAGTGCGAACCAGTCGATATTCTTATCATGTCTTGCGACGGGAACACTCAATGGGGTGAAGGCAACAGCCGAGGAGATGCCACTGTCAGCACCAAGGCCGTCTATACCGCCGCCATCGTGAAGGGTCTCCCGAATGACCCGTCACACGCACAACACAACGCGGGCAACGCTATTCCAATCTGCCAGATTGGGGATGGGCAGCCGCAAGTTCATGAAGCCCCTTGCAATGGAggatctccagcttctcccgGTGGTGGCCAGGTGCCCTCAGAGGCTGCTCCCACGAAGCCTCCTGCGGCTGTTCCAACAGCTACTGGGGCTCATAAGCAATCTGACCCTCCAGTTACGCAGCTTCCAGACGGACAGCCGAAAGCGCCGCCAGCCGGTACCAATGCAGCTCCAAAACCTTCTCCGTCTGCTTCTGCGGAAGTTCCAGTCAATGGCGCTGCACGGCTTGGTAACGATATCATGGTGACTATTGGTATTCTCATGCTCTATTATATGGGTATAGGTGTTTAG
- a CDS encoding uncharacterized protein (EggNog:ENOG41), which translates to MASHPPGKCCVVGTLHEGETTGKLIKVDGTIDAYLATPPADKARDGQGILFVPDVIGIWQNSKLLADNYAAQGYTVLMPDIFNGDPLSLNRPGDFDFVKWITEGSDGKNPHTPPAVDPIIVKSIKALRDLGIKKIGAVGYCFGAKYVVRHYKSGIDAGFVAHPTNVEEDELAAITGPLSIAAAQTDPIFPTEKRHKSEEILIKTGQPFQINLYSGVSHGFAVRCDTSVKIEKFSKEQAFFQAVTWFGEHL; encoded by the exons ATGGCCTCTCACCCTCCTGGAAAGTGCTGCGTTGTTGGAACCCTCCACGA GGGCGAAACCACCGGCAAGCTCATCAAGGTCGACGGCACCATTGACGCCTACCTGGCCACTCCTCCCGCCGACAAGGCTCGCGACGGCCAGGGCATTCTCTTCGTCCCCGACGTCATTGGCATCTGGCAGAACAGCAAGCTGCTGGCCGACAACTACGCGGCCCAGGGATATACCGTGCTGATGCCGGACATCTTCAACGGCGACCCGCTGTCGCTGAACCGCCCGGGCGACTTTGACTTTGTCAAATGGATCACCGAGGGCTCGGATGGCAAGAACCCTCACACGCCCCCGGCCGTCGACCCCATCATTGTGAAGAGCATCAAGGCTCTCCGGGACCTGGGTATCAAGAAGATTGGCGCTGTCGGCTACTGCTTTGGCGCCAAG TACGTTGTGCGTCACTACAAGAGCGGCATCGACGCCGGCTTCGTCGCCCACCCCACCAACGTCGAGGAGGACGAGCTCGCCGCCATCACCGGCCCTCTGTCCATTGCCGCAGCCCAGACTGACCCCATCTTCCCTACCGAGAAGCGCCACAAGTCCGAGGAGATCCTCATCAAGACGGGCCAGCCCTTCCAGATCAACCTGTACTCGGGCGTCTCGCATGGCTTCGCTGTCCGCTGCGACACCAGCGTCAAGATTGAAAAGTTTTCCAAGGAGCAGGCCTTTTTCCAGGCTGTGACTTGGTTTGGCGAGCACTTGTAA